A single Parabacteroides timonensis DNA region contains:
- a CDS encoding AAA family ATPase: protein MPTIQPNNPFLIAGYYGPDYFCDRQQETGQIINALYNERNLTLVAPRRMGKTGLIKHVFYKLHEQQPDIITLYLDIYSTQNLNEFVQVFASTVLGSLDSIPQKAISRINRFIKSCRPVFTLDELSGMPEVSIDIATDKEEATLKEIFNYLQSSEKRCYIAIDEFQQITEYPEKGVEALLRSYIQFLPNVRFIFAGSKQHVMQEMFLSTKRPFYQSTQTITIGCIDRKAYYDFAATWFARQNLLINEDTFSSIYDEFEGHTWYIQAILNRLYGYSVNPDQEMVSRAIREIVAENEYGYQNLLAAYTSGAIRLIKAIAKERIVPEINAGSFISKYKLKAASSVNSALRTLTKMEMVYRTEAGYIVYDRFFAIWLRQQPY from the coding sequence ATGCCAACAATTCAACCGAACAATCCTTTCCTGATAGCAGGATATTACGGCCCCGATTATTTCTGTGACAGACAACAGGAAACCGGGCAAATAATCAATGCTCTATACAACGAACGCAACTTGACGCTTGTTGCTCCCCGGCGTATGGGTAAAACAGGATTGATTAAGCATGTTTTCTATAAGTTACATGAACAACAACCCGACATTATCACTCTTTATCTCGATATTTATTCGACACAAAACCTGAATGAGTTTGTACAGGTATTCGCCAGCACCGTATTAGGCAGCCTCGACTCCATACCTCAAAAAGCGATATCACGGATCAACCGGTTCATTAAAAGTTGCCGCCCTGTTTTTACGCTGGATGAGCTATCAGGCATGCCGGAAGTCAGTATCGATATTGCGACAGATAAAGAAGAAGCTACCTTAAAAGAGATATTCAATTACCTGCAATCGTCGGAAAAACGTTGCTATATCGCCATTGACGAATTCCAGCAAATCACGGAATATCCGGAAAAAGGAGTGGAAGCCTTGTTACGTTCTTACATCCAGTTTTTACCTAATGTCCGTTTTATTTTTGCCGGCAGTAAACAGCATGTTATGCAGGAAATGTTTTTGTCGACCAAACGTCCTTTTTATCAAAGTACGCAGACAATAACCATCGGGTGTATCGACAGAAAGGCTTATTACGATTTCGCCGCTACTTGGTTTGCCAGACAAAACCTCCTTATAAATGAAGATACTTTTTCCAGCATTTACGATGAGTTCGAAGGGCATACATGGTATATCCAAGCCATATTAAACCGTCTGTATGGATATTCCGTAAACCCCGATCAGGAAATGGTGAGTCGTGCTATACGTGAAATCGTCGCAGAAAATGAATATGGTTATCAAAACTTACTGGCAGCTTATACTTCCGGTGCTATACGTTTAATCAAAGCGATAGCAAAGGAACGGATCGTACCGGAGATCAATGCCGGTTCTTTCATTTCCAAATACAAACTGAAAGCTGCCAGCAGTGTGAATTCCGCTCTTCGTACACTTACGAAAATGGAAATGGTCTACCGGACAGAAGCCGGTTATATCGTTTACGATCGCTTCTTTGCTATCTGGTTACGCCAACAGCCTTATTAA
- a CDS encoding tyrosine-type recombinase/integrase, with the protein MKVTQENNRKRKGPLLYDYIRQRAESKQQMGKNSTADLYLAAGRHFYRFQRNKDIPIRDLTSTLLNDFQAYLQAKRLKINTINSYLSSLRAVYNAAFDEQPFKMKYHPFHKLKLKRDLTVKKTLSDQQVKKMATADFRDRPDLTLATDLALFSFMAYGMPFADMVRLTRKNIRGQAIVYNRHKTGIEICIEITSGMWQIIHKYESSERDYLFPVMFASATYRQYKGMLSNHNSALKEVGRLLSISDNLTSYVMRYTWASEARRLHVDIAVISQALGHTNEKTTRGYFNRMEQPELNEANQKITDPISKILISKQKGRGVFRMEGTYL; encoded by the coding sequence ATGAAAGTAACACAAGAAAACAATCGAAAAAGAAAAGGCCCTTTGTTGTACGACTATATTCGGCAACGGGCGGAAAGTAAACAACAGATGGGTAAAAACAGTACAGCTGACCTTTATTTGGCAGCCGGTCGTCATTTTTACCGATTTCAAAGAAACAAGGATATACCGATTCGTGATCTGACTTCCACCTTGTTAAATGATTTTCAAGCCTATTTGCAGGCAAAAAGATTAAAGATCAATACGATTAATAGTTATCTGAGTAGCCTGAGGGCTGTCTACAATGCGGCTTTCGACGAACAGCCGTTTAAAATGAAGTATCATCCGTTTCATAAGCTGAAACTGAAACGCGATCTGACAGTCAAAAAAACTTTATCTGACCAGCAAGTAAAGAAAATGGCGACAGCTGATTTTCGCGACCGTCCTGATCTGACTCTGGCTACCGATTTGGCACTATTTAGTTTCATGGCTTATGGTATGCCTTTTGCCGATATGGTTCGTCTGACTCGAAAGAATATTCGAGGGCAAGCTATAGTATATAACCGTCATAAAACGGGGATTGAGATATGTATTGAGATTACTTCCGGTATGTGGCAAATTATTCATAAATACGAGTCTTCCGAGAGGGATTATCTTTTTCCTGTGATGTTTGCATCTGCTACTTATCGGCAATACAAGGGGATGCTCTCTAATCATAATTCTGCATTGAAAGAAGTGGGTCGGCTTCTGTCGATTTCTGATAACCTGACCTCTTATGTAATGCGTTATACCTGGGCTTCGGAGGCTCGTCGTTTACATGTGGACATCGCCGTGATCAGCCAAGCATTAGGACATACTAATGAAAAGACAACCCGCGGATATTTTAATCGGATGGAACAGCCGGAACTGAATGAGGCCAATCAAAAGATTACGGATCCCATTAGTAAAATACTGATAAGCAAACAAAAAGGTAGAGGTGTTTTTCGGATGGAAGGAACTTATTTATGA
- a CDS encoding DUF3575 domain-containing protein, translating to MRKLILMMFLFVIPLSFYAQDRLTGEKGSTVGIKTNIPYWGAMVTFNAGAEFRLARHWSLDIETGLNPFDGKKGDGSYSKSLKHWRLHPEMRYWFCETFYKHFIGLHVPYILYNVSDIKLLGTENERHQGWGAGVGVSYGYSWLLSKHWNLEATVGVGYLYLESEKYPCTNCGRRQEYVKKHYFGPTQAAINLIYQF from the coding sequence ATGAGAAAACTTATCTTGATGATGTTCCTGTTTGTGATCCCTCTGTCGTTCTACGCACAGGACAGGTTGACCGGAGAAAAAGGTTCGACCGTCGGGATCAAGACCAATATTCCATATTGGGGAGCAATGGTAACTTTCAATGCCGGCGCGGAGTTCCGCTTGGCACGTCACTGGAGCCTGGATATAGAAACCGGCCTCAATCCGTTCGACGGAAAGAAGGGCGACGGGAGCTATAGCAAATCTCTCAAACACTGGAGGCTGCATCCGGAGATGCGCTATTGGTTCTGTGAAACATTCTATAAACATTTCATTGGGTTACATGTCCCGTACATATTATATAATGTATCGGACATCAAGTTGCTCGGTACCGAAAACGAACGCCACCAGGGTTGGGGCGCAGGAGTAGGTGTCAGCTACGGATATTCCTGGTTACTCTCCAAGCACTGGAACCTGGAAGCGACTGTCGGTGTGGGTTACCTCTACCTCGAATCGGAAAAGTACCCTTGTACCAATTGCGGACGCCGCCAGGAGTATGTCAAGAAGCACTATTTCGGTCCCACGCAGGCCGCTATCAACCTGATTTACCAATTCTAA
- a CDS encoding DUF3868 domain-containing protein has translation MKMNKHILIVTSLLAIATLQAQEIKVKDKIVEKSDGTLVIGMTLDFGEIKVPSDRSLVCTPVISAGDSIRPLTPVILSGRDRHILYERTNRTYTTHDEYELRRENGKPQTFEYTTRTPMAPWMKKSEVALVIDECGCGWEALQNDRSPLFPINMAEPVVLKPLLAYRTPEAEAVKARSIEGKAFLDFPVNKITIYPDYRNNPRELAAIRATIESVKDDPYATITEVWIKGFASPEGTYANNTYLAENRAKALRDYVKSLYRFEHATFSVDFEPEDWEGLEKRLEEMNLPDKAELLAIIRNPEPRDLDKKEWKLKTLNGGTSYKILLSDIYPALRHSDYVVKYNIRNFTAEEAKSLIYTDPKKLSLNEMFMVAQLFEAGSEKYNEVFEIAVRMFPDDPVSNLNAANTAIRTGQLDRAESYLAKAVEGDEKQLALASVRMLRGDLDGAEAILKGLENSSVAGEAARANLEQIKAKREE, from the coding sequence ATGAAAATGAACAAACATATACTGATCGTGACAAGCCTGCTGGCGATAGCCACCTTGCAGGCACAAGAAATCAAAGTCAAAGACAAGATTGTAGAGAAGTCGGATGGTACTCTCGTGATCGGCATGACGCTCGACTTCGGAGAAATCAAAGTCCCTTCAGACCGTAGCCTGGTTTGCACACCGGTCATATCGGCAGGAGACAGCATCCGTCCCCTGACACCGGTCATCCTGAGCGGACGCGACCGACATATATTATATGAACGGACGAACCGCACCTATACGACACACGATGAATACGAACTGCGCCGCGAGAACGGCAAGCCGCAGACCTTCGAATACACCACCCGCACACCGATGGCACCGTGGATGAAGAAGTCGGAAGTCGCCCTCGTCATCGACGAATGTGGTTGCGGTTGGGAGGCATTGCAGAACGACCGCTCACCGCTTTTTCCGATTAACATGGCAGAGCCGGTGGTATTGAAACCGCTGCTTGCCTACCGTACGCCCGAAGCCGAAGCAGTCAAGGCGCGTTCGATCGAAGGCAAGGCGTTCCTTGACTTCCCGGTCAATAAGATTACGATCTATCCCGACTACCGCAACAACCCGCGCGAACTGGCCGCCATCCGTGCCACGATCGAGTCGGTGAAGGACGATCCCTACGCCACTATCACGGAGGTGTGGATCAAAGGTTTCGCCTCTCCCGAAGGAACTTACGCCAACAACACTTATCTGGCAGAAAACCGTGCCAAGGCTTTGCGCGACTATGTGAAGAGCCTTTACCGCTTCGAACATGCTACCTTTAGCGTCGACTTCGAGCCGGAAGACTGGGAAGGGCTGGAAAAGCGGCTGGAAGAGATGAACTTGCCTGACAAGGCGGAACTGCTCGCCATCATCCGCAACCCGGAACCGCGCGACTTAGACAAAAAGGAATGGAAGCTAAAGACGCTGAACGGCGGAACCTCTTACAAGATCCTGTTGAGTGACATCTATCCCGCCTTGCGCCACTCGGACTACGTGGTGAAATACAACATCCGCAACTTCACAGCCGAAGAGGCGAAGTCGCTCATCTACACCGACCCGAAGAAGCTCAGCTTGAACGAAATGTTCATGGTGGCGCAGCTTTTCGAAGCCGGCAGCGAGAAGTATAACGAAGTGTTCGAAATCGCGGTCCGCATGTTTCCGGATGATCCGGTATCTAATTTGAATGCCGCCAACACCGCCATTCGGACAGGTCAGCTCGACCGTGCGGAAAGCTACCTTGCGAAAGCTGTCGAAGGCGACGAGAAACAGTTGGCACTTGCCTCCGTCCGGATGCTGCGTGGCGATCTCGACGGTGCGGAAGCGATCCTGAAAGGATTGGAAAACAGCTCGGTAGCAGGCGAAGCCGCCCGTGCGAACCTCGAACAGATCAAGGCGAAGCGCGAAGAATGA
- a CDS encoding Mfa1 family fimbria major subunit (Members of this family are fimbrial shaft proteins (major subunit proteins), found in the Bacteriodetes. The family is named for Mfa1 from Porphyromonas gingivalis, and is related to but distinct from the family of FimA from the species.), whose amino-acid sequence MNITHKLLVYACAAGCFLSAACSDEYRTERDDDGDKPVEENYLRLTLRCPDAKAPLTRSNPTGGENGDGYEPGQDYETRIDDLMLLFYQGTDGVNSPALTPIDKIIYLDRDAMQGDNRTEPVLVGLPAGWYDLLVITNTGNIRPQLKDLTLGEVRDFLQKRAWMERNGEYSHFVMASDGHLDEKVYICGDNTIDNPAFATVEVERHAARIDYLPVHDYFDVMDKTAGAARVSITGAMIVNKLDAGSFMVKRVVGAVANDAFGPASAVEFLGLELPEWGDHQTNYVLDPWSRYKTMANVNSEMFNPNCPERPASDGKPVEALYENYFMSFGTSAGNWRFTNGMGDRVGEWYRVGYTKENTVARADQSPYYCTGVVFRTLYGPRRCLFYDPGTGTTDYRKGLDGSPFTFFAFKGVIYGSPEAAMLAFTEGALDVSTYDFTGKTWGDVRSLASSLKEGDPTGYRRFLSRQLKDKDSSTALTAAEAAALAWKKYMYTTFGYASRTDGTPQVNQGGKDTRRLLARYGLHTYVDGVCFYTHWIRHSNNNAPSKGIMEYAIVRNNVYKLRIRDFYGLGDDIPYEPPFDPEPDEPIDPDNPDNPDDPKDPDNPDEPDKPDEPEKIEIEVIVKPWGPLPDETIYF is encoded by the coding sequence ATGAATATTACACATAAATTATTAGTATATGCCTGTGCTGCGGGCTGTTTTTTGTCTGCCGCATGTTCGGATGAGTACCGGACGGAACGGGACGACGACGGCGACAAGCCGGTGGAGGAGAACTATCTCCGACTGACGCTCCGTTGTCCGGATGCCAAGGCACCGCTCACCCGCTCGAATCCTACAGGAGGCGAGAACGGCGACGGCTACGAGCCGGGGCAGGACTACGAGACGCGCATCGACGACCTGATGTTGCTCTTCTACCAAGGGACAGACGGGGTGAACTCGCCTGCCTTGACCCCGATAGACAAGATTATCTATCTCGACCGCGACGCTATGCAGGGCGACAACCGCACCGAACCGGTGTTGGTGGGATTGCCCGCCGGATGGTACGACCTGCTGGTTATTACCAACACCGGCAATATCCGCCCGCAGCTCAAAGACTTGACGCTCGGAGAAGTACGTGACTTCCTGCAAAAGCGTGCGTGGATGGAAAGAAACGGCGAGTATTCACATTTCGTGATGGCTTCGGACGGCCACCTGGACGAGAAGGTGTATATCTGTGGCGACAACACGATCGATAACCCCGCTTTCGCAACGGTCGAGGTCGAACGCCATGCGGCACGCATCGACTACCTGCCGGTACATGACTATTTCGATGTGATGGACAAGACGGCGGGAGCAGCCCGCGTGTCGATTACCGGTGCCATGATCGTCAACAAGCTGGATGCAGGTTCATTCATGGTCAAACGAGTGGTCGGAGCGGTGGCCAACGATGCGTTCGGACCGGCAAGCGCAGTTGAGTTTTTAGGCTTGGAGTTGCCTGAATGGGGCGACCACCAGACTAACTACGTGCTCGACCCGTGGAGCCGCTACAAGACGATGGCGAATGTGAACAGCGAGATGTTCAACCCTAACTGTCCGGAGCGTCCCGCTTCGGACGGCAAACCGGTCGAAGCACTCTATGAAAACTACTTTATGAGTTTCGGTACTTCGGCAGGTAACTGGCGTTTCACCAACGGCATGGGTGACCGCGTGGGCGAATGGTACCGCGTGGGCTACACGAAAGAAAATACGGTGGCGCGTGCCGACCAGTCGCCTTACTATTGCACAGGCGTGGTGTTTAGGACATTATACGGCCCCAGAAGGTGTCTCTTCTATGATCCCGGCACTGGCACGACCGACTATCGCAAAGGATTGGACGGTTCGCCGTTTACCTTCTTTGCTTTCAAAGGCGTAATTTACGGTTCGCCCGAAGCAGCGATGCTGGCTTTCACCGAAGGGGCACTGGACGTCTCTACCTACGACTTCACGGGCAAGACCTGGGGCGACGTGCGTTCGCTGGCATCGAGCTTGAAGGAGGGCGACCCGACCGGATACCGCCGTTTCCTTTCAAGGCAGTTGAAAGACAAGGATTCGTCAACGGCTCTGACTGCAGCCGAAGCTGCGGCATTGGCGTGGAAGAAATATATGTACACGACGTTCGGATATGCCTCACGCACGGACGGCACGCCGCAAGTTAATCAGGGTGGTAAAGACACGCGTCGTCTGTTGGCACGCTATGGTCTGCATACCTACGTGGACGGTGTTTGCTTCTACACCCACTGGATCCGCCATTCCAACAACAATGCTCCTTCGAAGGGAATCATGGAGTATGCCATCGTGCGCAACAACGTCTACAAGTTGCGCATCCGTGACTTCTACGGCCTGGGCGACGACATTCCCTATGAACCACCGTTCGATCCCGAACCCGATGAACCGATAGATCCGGATAACCCCGATAACCCGGATGATCCGAAAGACCCTGACAATCCGGATGAACCGGACAAACCCGATGAACCGGAAAAAATCGAGATCGAAGTGATTGTCAAGCCTTGGGGACCGCTTCCGGACGAGACGATTTATTTTTAA
- a CDS encoding FimB/Mfa2 family fimbrial subunit, which translates to MNYHKILYLLFPVLAVFCLAGLASCDYIHDELSLCRHTLRFVYRHNIKHANAFAYEMVNQEREKNVLLYIYDDKGAFLSSRLIEGEELKKNEIDLSELAPGDYRLLAWAGLNDRDYTWTEPAAGSTIEDFRMAVKAAENRVDRELLGLFQGELDYTIPAGGATDTEFPLVKNTNKIRFILVDANRGTELSKDAFDFVVTTTNGDLDAHNQPIADTRITWLPYLQQVETVKSADMQPLPTMPSAPS; encoded by the coding sequence ATGAACTATCATAAAATATTATATCTTTTATTCCCGGTGCTGGCGGTGTTTTGCCTCGCCGGACTGGCTTCATGCGATTATATCCATGACGAACTGTCTCTTTGCCGGCACACGCTCCGTTTCGTCTACCGGCACAACATCAAACACGCCAATGCGTTTGCCTACGAAATGGTGAACCAGGAGCGCGAAAAGAACGTCCTCCTCTACATCTACGACGACAAGGGGGCGTTCCTCTCTTCCCGTCTGATCGAGGGCGAGGAACTGAAAAAGAACGAGATCGACCTCAGCGAACTGGCTCCGGGCGATTACCGCCTGTTGGCTTGGGCGGGGCTGAACGACCGCGACTATACTTGGACGGAACCCGCCGCAGGCTCTACGATCGAAGACTTCCGTATGGCGGTGAAGGCGGCGGAGAACCGTGTGGACCGCGAGTTGTTGGGACTCTTCCAAGGTGAGCTGGACTATACGATCCCGGCGGGCGGCGCGACCGACACCGAGTTTCCGCTCGTGAAAAACACCAACAAAATCCGTTTCATCCTGGTGGATGCCAACCGGGGTACGGAACTGTCGAAAGACGCCTTTGACTTTGTAGTCACCACTACCAACGGCGACCTCGACGCGCACAACCAGCCCATTGCCGACACCCGCATCACCTGGCTGCCCTACCTGCAACAGGTAGAAACGGTCAAGTCGGCTGATATGCAACCGTTGCCTACGATGCCGTCTGCACCGAGCTGA
- a CDS encoding FimB/Mfa2 family fimbrial subunit: MSVRYASEKTPFINVDLAGLLKLTQIASHKLPGQEYLDRQDEYVLTAYVDIAGGRAHCLYVVVDDWIVRLEDVTLGNEEMGL, from the coding sequence CTGAGTGTCCGTTATGCAAGCGAAAAGACGCCGTTTATCAATGTCGATCTAGCAGGTCTGTTGAAGCTGACGCAGATCGCTTCGCACAAGTTGCCGGGACAGGAGTACCTGGATCGTCAGGACGAATATGTGCTTACAGCCTATGTGGATATCGCCGGTGGACGGGCTCATTGCCTCTATGTAGTAGTGGACGACTGGATCGTCCGTCTCGAAGACGTGACACTTGGTAATGAGGAGATGGGATTATGA
- a CDS encoding fimbrial protein produces the protein MKNRLNQYKSLPLLASLFAFIAFGCVSGERGAGGDPDLPDMLEVDLQVGISEASKSLQTKAADANALPGEQINSLVVFIVNASGKIEKKFQPDLTGDEEAKKGELTSWKSGSFEITGGPKKIYAFANWESIKDNPLENVVNIPEGQDMPSLPVSVSWESGVNDVSKTSKYLPMSVQEEWIPAKGVKTICLVRLVSRLKVKILNRTSHTITVTKLTLGKFNTAGNLFEADKYLALTEGGYSIDKPFEDNKQLAVSESIESDWYYVNESEATDGFEVELETSSDKHLTGDNPHQGTKYTALRQIPRNHFWNLNIEFTPYKLTLLAVSNENPPIGGYPESSVTSEGITDLVCTVYGGGPFTIIIEKLVSQEENGDVDLSDQVTWSIGKVDKGDLLAEAPNKIEQATMDGASRYQITGGRMVGAATKDQSSTFELIAKKDGSVLATFQIQLRFADLFELTTDKN, from the coding sequence ATGAAAAACAGATTGAACCAATACAAGAGCTTGCCGCTGCTTGCCAGCCTGTTTGCCTTCATCGCGTTCGGTTGCGTGAGCGGCGAACGGGGTGCGGGGGGCGACCCCGACCTTCCTGACATGCTGGAGGTGGATTTGCAGGTGGGTATCTCTGAGGCTTCGAAGTCGTTGCAGACGAAAGCCGCAGATGCAAATGCGTTGCCCGGTGAACAGATCAACTCTTTGGTCGTGTTTATCGTCAACGCTTCCGGTAAGATAGAAAAGAAATTCCAACCGGATTTGACTGGTGACGAGGAGGCGAAAAAAGGCGAATTGACAAGCTGGAAGTCCGGCTCTTTCGAGATTACCGGTGGTCCGAAGAAGATTTATGCGTTTGCCAACTGGGAGTCGATAAAAGACAATCCGTTGGAAAATGTTGTAAATATACCGGAAGGACAAGATATGCCGTCGCTTCCCGTTTCCGTTTCTTGGGAATCCGGTGTTAATGACGTTTCTAAGACATCAAAATACCTCCCCATGAGCGTACAGGAAGAGTGGATTCCGGCAAAAGGGGTGAAAACGATTTGTTTGGTTCGTTTAGTAAGTCGTTTGAAAGTCAAGATACTCAACAGAACGAGCCATACGATTACTGTTACAAAGTTAACTTTAGGCAAGTTCAACACGGCAGGAAATCTTTTTGAAGCGGATAAGTATTTGGCTCTGACGGAAGGCGGTTATTCGATTGACAAGCCTTTCGAAGATAACAAGCAACTTGCAGTAAGCGAATCCATAGAATCCGATTGGTATTACGTGAACGAATCGGAAGCTACCGACGGTTTTGAGGTGGAGTTGGAAACGAGTAGTGACAAACATTTAACAGGTGATAACCCCCATCAAGGAACAAAGTACACCGCTCTTCGCCAGATCCCCCGCAACCATTTTTGGAATCTGAATATCGAGTTCACGCCTTATAAATTGACGCTTTTAGCCGTAAGTAATGAAAATCCTCCGATCGGCGGGTATCCGGAATCTTCGGTAACAAGCGAAGGTATAACCGATTTGGTTTGCACTGTATATGGCGGTGGTCCGTTTACTATTATAATCGAAAAGTTAGTTTCGCAGGAGGAAAACGGAGATGTAGATCTTTCTGACCAGGTAACTTGGAGTATCGGAAAGGTAGATAAGGGAGATTTGTTGGCAGAAGCTCCTAATAAAATCGAGCAAGCCACAATGGATGGTGCATCACGTTATCAAATAACAGGCGGTCGCATGGTCGGTGCAGCCACTAAGGATCAAAGCTCGACTTTCGAATTGATTGCAAAGAAAGACGGCAGTGTTTTAGCCACTTTCCAAATCCAGTTACGATTTGCGGATCTATTTGAACTGACAACAGATAAAAACTAA